In one Culex quinquefasciatus strain JHB chromosome 2, VPISU_Cqui_1.0_pri_paternal, whole genome shotgun sequence genomic region, the following are encoded:
- the LOC6048410 gene encoding coiled-coil domain-containing protein 97 isoform X1, with amino-acid sequence MVTTHNDPLIMQQETAGATDPSPDDPQSTNPSPAQILQSDLIDHIARDPKVFFKSQQINDPELTTDERVAIVRDVLAKSHTTFLARFGLFLREEHLRFFEQDGQTSGYSPDESYEVGYYLERIRRSHNGGRHREVRNRRYAALKQLVQEGKYFSETEMMQREPLLYDQLVGQYLTEREKKTRDAVGQKNDSLVSILFSGIDRDNVDALRQQQEQEEKSQDEAAGGDEDDGFRQNKPPGSSAFSRAQWGNFDDEEVERQRRVENDRATRQRNKKFSTPVTALTAGERDLLRDEFVGTMYSRFIAGEDEEFDYGKVDESMELDNLDIVEQDEQERYFDTDDGEEVQADEGSKMQQDDEESEDDLDVYMRHLEKHLDSQRNLEQMNSRMREVNCEYDSDDE; translated from the exons ATGGTGACGACG CACAACGACCCCCTCATCATGCAGCAGGAGACCGCCGGCGCAACCGACCCCAGTCCCGATGACCCGCAAAGCACCAACCCATCCCCCGCCCAAATCCTCCAGTCGGACCTCATCGATCACATCGCGCGCGACCCAAAGGTGTTCTTCAAAAGCCAGCAAATCAACGACCCCGAACTGACGACCGACGAGCGGGTCGCGATCGTGCGCGACGTCCTGGCCAAGAGTCACACGACGTTTCTGGCCCGCTTCGGACTGTTCCTGCGGGAGGAGCATCTGCGCTTTTTCGAGCAGGACGGTCAAACCAGCGGGTACAGTCCGGACGAGTCGTACGAGGTGGGCTACTATTTGGAGCGGATTCGCCGTTCGCACAACGGCGGTCGCCACCGGGAGGTTCGCAATCGACGGTACGCCGCGCTCAAGCAGCTGGTCCAGGAGGGAAAGTACTTTAGCGAGACGGAGATGATGCAGCGGGAGCCGTTGCTGTACGACCAGCTGGTTGGGCAGTATCTTACGGAGCGGGAGAAGAAGACGCGGGACGCGGTCGGCCAGAAGAACGACAGCTTGGTGTCGATTCTGTTTAGTGGAATTGATCGGGACAATGTGGACGCGCTGAGGCAGCAGCAGGAGCAGGAAGAGAAGAGTCAGGATGAGGCGGCTGGGGGTGATGAGGATGATGGGTTCCGGCAGAATAAACCGCCGGGGTCGTCGGCCTTTTCGCGGGCTCAGTGGGGGAACTTTGACGATGAAGAAGTTGAAAGGCAGCGCAGGGTGGAGAATGATCGGGCTACTCGACAAAGGAATAAGAAATTTTCGACTCCGGTGACGGCGTTGACCGCGGGTGAGCGAGATCTGCTGCGGGACGAGTTCGTTGGTACGATGTACTCGAGGTTTATCGCTGGGGAAGATGAGGAGTTTGATTACGGGAAGGTTGATGAAAGCATGGAGCTGGATAACTTGGACATTGTCGAGCAGGACGAGCAGGAACGGTACTTTGACACGGACGATGGGGAGGAGGTTCAAGCTGATGAAGGCAGTAAGATGCAGCAGGACGACGAGGAAAGTGAGGACGATCTGGACGTGTACATGCGGCATCTGGAGAAGCACTTGGATAGCCAGAGGAACTTGGAGCAGATGAACAGTCGCATGAGAGAGGTCAATTGTGAGTACGACAGTGATGATGAATAG
- the LOC6048410 gene encoding coiled-coil domain-containing protein 97 isoform X2, whose amino-acid sequence MQQETAGATDPSPDDPQSTNPSPAQILQSDLIDHIARDPKVFFKSQQINDPELTTDERVAIVRDVLAKSHTTFLARFGLFLREEHLRFFEQDGQTSGYSPDESYEVGYYLERIRRSHNGGRHREVRNRRYAALKQLVQEGKYFSETEMMQREPLLYDQLVGQYLTEREKKTRDAVGQKNDSLVSILFSGIDRDNVDALRQQQEQEEKSQDEAAGGDEDDGFRQNKPPGSSAFSRAQWGNFDDEEVERQRRVENDRATRQRNKKFSTPVTALTAGERDLLRDEFVGTMYSRFIAGEDEEFDYGKVDESMELDNLDIVEQDEQERYFDTDDGEEVQADEGSKMQQDDEESEDDLDVYMRHLEKHLDSQRNLEQMNSRMREVNCEYDSDDE is encoded by the coding sequence ATGCAGCAGGAGACCGCCGGCGCAACCGACCCCAGTCCCGATGACCCGCAAAGCACCAACCCATCCCCCGCCCAAATCCTCCAGTCGGACCTCATCGATCACATCGCGCGCGACCCAAAGGTGTTCTTCAAAAGCCAGCAAATCAACGACCCCGAACTGACGACCGACGAGCGGGTCGCGATCGTGCGCGACGTCCTGGCCAAGAGTCACACGACGTTTCTGGCCCGCTTCGGACTGTTCCTGCGGGAGGAGCATCTGCGCTTTTTCGAGCAGGACGGTCAAACCAGCGGGTACAGTCCGGACGAGTCGTACGAGGTGGGCTACTATTTGGAGCGGATTCGCCGTTCGCACAACGGCGGTCGCCACCGGGAGGTTCGCAATCGACGGTACGCCGCGCTCAAGCAGCTGGTCCAGGAGGGAAAGTACTTTAGCGAGACGGAGATGATGCAGCGGGAGCCGTTGCTGTACGACCAGCTGGTTGGGCAGTATCTTACGGAGCGGGAGAAGAAGACGCGGGACGCGGTCGGCCAGAAGAACGACAGCTTGGTGTCGATTCTGTTTAGTGGAATTGATCGGGACAATGTGGACGCGCTGAGGCAGCAGCAGGAGCAGGAAGAGAAGAGTCAGGATGAGGCGGCTGGGGGTGATGAGGATGATGGGTTCCGGCAGAATAAACCGCCGGGGTCGTCGGCCTTTTCGCGGGCTCAGTGGGGGAACTTTGACGATGAAGAAGTTGAAAGGCAGCGCAGGGTGGAGAATGATCGGGCTACTCGACAAAGGAATAAGAAATTTTCGACTCCGGTGACGGCGTTGACCGCGGGTGAGCGAGATCTGCTGCGGGACGAGTTCGTTGGTACGATGTACTCGAGGTTTATCGCTGGGGAAGATGAGGAGTTTGATTACGGGAAGGTTGATGAAAGCATGGAGCTGGATAACTTGGACATTGTCGAGCAGGACGAGCAGGAACGGTACTTTGACACGGACGATGGGGAGGAGGTTCAAGCTGATGAAGGCAGTAAGATGCAGCAGGACGACGAGGAAAGTGAGGACGATCTGGACGTGTACATGCGGCATCTGGAGAAGCACTTGGATAGCCAGAGGAACTTGGAGCAGATGAACAGTCGCATGAGAGAGGTCAATTGTGAGTACGACAGTGATGATGAATAG
- the LOC6048408 gene encoding uncharacterized protein LOC6048408 isoform X2 — translation MVASLHALADAGFTVNYKLIQIFGTEYVKANEEQFPEGIPFRNTKPSFTWAMYFLKRHPDLAERTTTRSAFVASKRLPEWFGCVSQYLTKMGLQTVVQNRRQVFTMDDVELKRGKNDATFTCLFGSNANGNLLPPLILYPHTFKLPTQKKQSELKYAVAHQDTELTSGNVLYQWLSRVFQPWLIEENVPRPVILFLEGHRHQMGYFSSQFCHQHQIVPVSLLPRFVHVQRPLSVELIESIEQFWREEMQSFGTGRFTTMDPLLTPVLDRLTDIAESIIRDGFLRSKIYPWNPEGHMAEGTQPQPDENRSKLVLFRRMLESRLTDQELGEFKARRHDEEWRGPVEYASLFQVWRELMYEIDSVETGACSDMDTTQEGDVSSGEPDLVAVKEEETGECLLDFVKEEPSVDFGD, via the exons ATGGTGGCTTCGCTGCACGCCCTGGCCGATGCCGGTTTCACCGTTAACTACAAACTGATCCAGATCTTCGGTACGGAGTACGTCAAGGCGAACGAAGAACAGTTTCCCGAAGGTATCCCGTTTCGGAATACGAAACCAAGCTTTACATGGgctatgtattttttaaaaagacatCCCGATTTAGCGGAACGAACCACTACCAGGTCTGCTTTTGTTGCGTCCAAACGTTTGCCCGAATGGTTTGGATGCGTTTCGCAATATCTGACAAAG ATGGGCTTGCAGACTGTTGTTCAAAACCGCCGACAGGTGTTCACCATGGACGATGTGGAACTGAAGAGAGGCAAAAACGATGCCACCTTCACGTGCCTCTTCGGGTCCAACGCCAACGGGAATCTACTTCCTCCATTGATTCTGTACCCACATACATTCAAACTGCCAACGCAGAAAAAGCAATCCGAGTTGAAATACGCCGTTGCTCATCAGGACACCGAACTGACCTCGGGAAACGTCCTGTACCAGTGGCTTTCGAGAGTTTTCCAACCATGGCTGATCGAAGAAAACGTTCCTCGGCCTGTGATACTCTTCCTCGAGGGCCATCGCCACCAAATGGGCTATTTCAGCAGCCAATTTTGCCACCAGCACCAAATTGTCCCCGTGTCACTTCTTCCGCGGTTCGTCCACGTGCAGCGACCTCTGAGCGTCGAACTTATTGAATCCATAGAACAGTTTTGGCGCGAAGAGATGCAAAGCTTTGGGACAGGCCGATTCACAACCATGGACCCGCTGCTGACACCGGTGCTGGACCGACTCACCGACATCGCCGAAAGCATCATTCGTGATGGCTTCCTCCGCAGTAAAATCTATCCCTGGAACCCGGAAGGTCACATGGCGGAAGGCACACAGCCTCAACCGGACGAAAATCGGTCGAAGTTGGTTCTGTTTCGTAGGATGCTCGAGTCACGACTAACCGATCAAGAGCTGGGCGAGTTCAAAGCAAGGCGACATGACGAGGAGTGGCGGGGACCGGTTGAATATGCCAGTTTGTTCCAGGTGTGGCGCGAGTTGATGTATGAAATTGACTCCGTTGAAACTGGGGCATGTTCGGATATGGACACGACACAGGAAGGAGATGTATCTAGTGGTGAGCCGGATTTGGTAGCAGTTAAGGAGGAAG AAACTGGCGAATGTTTACTGGACTTTGTAAAAGAAGAACCAAGTGTCGACTTTGGCGATTAA
- the LOC6048408 gene encoding uncharacterized protein LOC6048408 isoform X1, with protein MVASLHALADAGFTVNYKLIQIFGTEYVKANEEQFPEGIPFRNTKPSFTWAMYFLKRHPDLAERTTTRSAFVASKRLPEWFGCVSQYLTKMGLQTVVQNRRQVFTMDDVELKRGKTRKNEITFTCLFGANANGNLLPPLILYPHTFTLPTQNKQSELKYAVAHQDTKLTVGNALYQWLTRVFQPWLIEENVPRPVILFLDGHRHQMGYLSSQFCHQHQIVPISLLPRVIHLLRPLNEILFVSIEKLWHEEMQNSSTGSFTTMDPLLTPVLDRLTDTAESIIRDGFLRSKIYPWDPEGCNTVDVTQPQPDENRSKLVLFRRMLESRLTAHELGEFKARRHDEEWRGPVEYASLFQVWRELMDEIDSVETGACSDMDTTQEGDGCSVEPDLVAVKEEETGECLLDFVKEEPSVDCGD; from the exons ATGGTGGCTTCGCTGCACGCCCTGGCCGATGCCGGTTTCACCGTTAACTACAAACTGATCCAGATCTTCGGTACGGAGTACGTCAAGGCGAACGAAGAACAGTTTCCCGAAGGTATCCCGTTTCGGAATACGAAACCAAGCTTTACATGGgctatgtattttttaaaaagacatCCCGATTTAGCGGAACGAACCACTACCAGGTCTGCTTTTGTTGCGTCCAAACGTTTGCCCGAATGGTTTGGATGCGTTTCGCAATATCTGACAAAGATGGGCTTGCAGACTGTTGTTCAAAACCGCCGACAGGTGTTCACGATGGACGACGTTGAACTGAAGAGAGGCAAAACCCGCAAAAACGAGATCACCTTCACTTGCCTCTTCGGGGCCAACGCCAACGGAAATCTACTTCCTCCTTTGATTCTTTACCCACATACATTCACACTGCCGACTCAGAATAAGCAATCGGAGTTGAAATACGCAGTTGCTCATCAGGATACCAAATTGACTGTGGGAAATGCCCTGTACCAGTGGCTTACGAGGGTATTTCAACCATGGCTGATCGAAGAAAACGTTCCTCGGCCggtgattctcttcctcgacggccaTCGCCACCAAATGGGCTATTTGAGCAGCCAATTTTGCCACCAGCATCAAATCGTCCCCATATCACTTCTTCCGCGTGTTATCCACTTGCTGCGACCTCTGAACGAAATCCTGTTTGTGTCGATAGAAAAACTGTGGCACGAAGAGATGCAAAACTCTAGCACAGGCAGCTTCACAACCATGGACCCGCTGCTGACACCGGTTCTGGACCGACTCACCGACACCGCCGAAAGCATCATTCGTGATGGCTTCCTTCGCAGTAAAATCTATCCCTGGGACCCGGAAGGTTGTAACACGGTGGACGTCACACAGCCTCAACCGGACGAAAATCGGTCAAAGTTGGTTCTGTTTCGAAGGATGCTCGAGTCACGACTAACGGCTCATGAGCTGGGCGAGTTCAAAGCAAGGCGACATGACGAGGAGTGGCGGGGACCGGTTGAATATGCCAGTTTGTTCCAGGTGTGGCGCGAGTTGATGGATGAAATCGACTCCGTTGAAACTGGGGCATGTTCGGATATGGACACGACACAGGAAGGAGATGGATGTAGTGTTGAGCCGGATTTGGTAGCAGTTAAGGAGGAAG AAACTGGCGAATGTTTACTGGACTTTGTGAAAGAAGAACCAAGTGTCGACTGTGGCGATTAA
- the LOC6048407 gene encoding uncharacterized protein LOC6048407 isoform X2: MLTDNDMNTAVNDDSTEICVNEDEYQTKPKKIRTQKYTQVQLQLAYEAVLNGTSDYSASRMFGVPRGTLQYRVKNKLSDLVVKSGPKCYLNKSQELALADSLHALANAGFTVTSRVLKIFAAEYVKANMHQFPEGSPFPAGMPSDTWKSYFLKRHPDLAERMSENWAHYGSISVAPERVPVWFGCVSRYLTKMSLQTVVQNRRQVFTMDEIKLKRAVNIVTCLFGANAHGNLLPPLILYPPTFKLPTQKKQSELKYAVAHQDTELTAGNFLYQWLSRVFQPWLIEENVPRPVILFLDGHRHQMGYLSSQFCHQHQIVPVSLLPSFDHTLRPLNATLYKAIEKQWRNQLQRSAKAKFTSVEALLEPVLDRLAGTAQSTIRDGFHQSKLFPWNPEAHTANGSQHRQTFVARRHTVDEPQPENPVVVRKVRKNAAAAAPAMEKTVDPTLPLLQRLLESRLSEQQLAEFQARRHDAVWAGPIEQTCLFQVRRDLVDQIDGVKTESEECSDAAQDGSYFEPKLIAVKEEEIGEFSLDIVKEEPRVDFEDL, translated from the exons ATGCTAACGGATAACGACATGAATACCGCGGTCAACGACGATTCCACGGAAATCTGCGTAAATGAGGA tgagtATCagaccaaaccaaaaaaaatcagaacacaAAAGTACACTCAGGTGCAACTCCAGCTGGCATACGAGGCGGTGCTGAACGGCACGTCCGATTATAGTGCTAGCAGAATGTTCGGAGTGCCCCGAGGCACGCTGCAGTACCGCGTTAAGAACAAACTATCTGACCTGGTGGTGAAATCCGGCCCGAAATGTTACCTCAACAAGTCGCAAGAATTGGCCCTGGCAGATTCGCTGCACGCCCTGGCCAATGCTGGCTTCACGGTTACATCTAGAGTACTCAAGATCTTTGCTGCGGAGTACGTCAAGGCGAACATGCACCAGTTCCCCGAGGGAAGTCCATTTCCGGCAGGAATGCCTAGCGATACTTGGAAGTCTTATTTTCTGAAAAGACACCCCGATTTGGCGGAACGCATGTCGGAGAACTGGGCACATTACGGATCAATTTCGGTTGCGCCGGAACGTGTGCCCGTTTGGTTTGGATGCGTTTCGAGATATCTGACGAAGATGAGCTTGCAGACTGTTGTTCAAAACCGCCGGCAGGTGTTCACGATGGATGAAATCAAACTCAAAAGAGCGGTGAATATCGTCACGTGCCTCTTCGGGGCAAACGCACACGGGAATCTACTTCCCCCGTTGATTCTTTACCCACCTACATTCAAACTGCCAACGCAGAAAAAGCAATCCGAGTTGAAATACGCCGTCGCTCATCAGGACACCGAACTGACCGCGGGAAACTTCCTGTACCAGTGGCTTTCGAGAGTTTTCCAACCCTGGCTGATCGAAGAAAACGTTCCTCGGCCTGTGATACTCTTCCTCGACGGCCATCGCCACCAAATGGGCTATTTGAGCAGTCAGTTTTGCCACCAGCACCAAATCGTCCCCGTGTCCCTCCTCCCAAGTTTCGACCACACGCTACGCCCCCTCAACGCCACACTGTACAAAGCGATAGAGAAGCAGTGGCGCAATCAGTTGCAACGCTCCGCAAAAGCCAAATTCACATCCGTGGAAGCATTGCTCGAACCGGTTCTGGACCGACTCGCCGGCACCGCCCAAAGCACCATTCGTGACGGATTCCACCAAAGCAAACTGTTCCCCTGGAATCCGGAAGCCCACACGGCGAATGGCTCGCAACACCGACAAACCTTCGTCGCCCGCCGTCACACGGTGGACGAACCGCAACCAGAAAACCCGGTCGTCGTCCGGAAAGTTCGGAAAaacgcggcggcggcggctccGGCGATGGAAAAGACCGTTGATCCGACGTTGCCGCTGCTTCAGCGGTTGCTCGAGTCACGGCTGTCCGAGCAACAGCTGGCCGAGTTTCAAGCCAGGCGGCATGACGCGGTGTGGGCGGGGCCGATCGAGCAGACCTGTCTGTTCCAGGTGCGGCGCGATTTGGTGGATCAAATTGACGGCGTCAAGACGGAGTCGGAGGAATGTTCGGATGCGGCACAGGATGGATCTTACTTTGAGCCGAAATTGATAGCTGTTAAGGAGGAAG AAATCGGTGAATTTTCACTGGACATTGTAAAAGAAGAACCACGTGTCGACTTTGAGGATCTGTAA
- the LOC6048407 gene encoding uncharacterized protein LOC6048407 isoform X1, which yields MLTDNDMNTAVNDDSTEICVNEELEDDTSNGEYQTKPKKIRTQKYTQVQLQLAYEAVLNGTSDYSASRMFGVPRGTLQYRVKNKLSDLVVKSGPKCYLNKSQELALADSLHALANAGFTVTSRVLKIFAAEYVKANMHQFPEGSPFPAGMPSDTWKSYFLKRHPDLAERMSENWAHYGSISVAPERVPVWFGCVSRYLTKMSLQTVVQNRRQVFTMDEIKLKRAVNIVTCLFGANAHGNLLPPLILYPPTFKLPTQKKQSELKYAVAHQDTELTAGNFLYQWLSRVFQPWLIEENVPRPVILFLDGHRHQMGYLSSQFCHQHQIVPVSLLPSFDHTLRPLNATLYKAIEKQWRNQLQRSAKAKFTSVEALLEPVLDRLAGTAQSTIRDGFHQSKLFPWNPEAHTANGSQHRQTFVARRHTVDEPQPENPVVVRKVRKNAAAAAPAMEKTVDPTLPLLQRLLESRLSEQQLAEFQARRHDAVWAGPIEQTCLFQVRRDLVDQIDGVKTESEECSDAAQDGSYFEPKLIAVKEEEIGEFSLDIVKEEPRVDFEDL from the exons ATGCTAACGGATAACGACATGAATACCGCGGTCAACGACGATTCCACGGAAATCTGCGTAAATGAGGAGTTAGAGGATGATACCAGCAATGG tgagtATCagaccaaaccaaaaaaaatcagaacacaAAAGTACACTCAGGTGCAACTCCAGCTGGCATACGAGGCGGTGCTGAACGGCACGTCCGATTATAGTGCTAGCAGAATGTTCGGAGTGCCCCGAGGCACGCTGCAGTACCGCGTTAAGAACAAACTATCTGACCTGGTGGTGAAATCCGGCCCGAAATGTTACCTCAACAAGTCGCAAGAATTGGCCCTGGCAGATTCGCTGCACGCCCTGGCCAATGCTGGCTTCACGGTTACATCTAGAGTACTCAAGATCTTTGCTGCGGAGTACGTCAAGGCGAACATGCACCAGTTCCCCGAGGGAAGTCCATTTCCGGCAGGAATGCCTAGCGATACTTGGAAGTCTTATTTTCTGAAAAGACACCCCGATTTGGCGGAACGCATGTCGGAGAACTGGGCACATTACGGATCAATTTCGGTTGCGCCGGAACGTGTGCCCGTTTGGTTTGGATGCGTTTCGAGATATCTGACGAAGATGAGCTTGCAGACTGTTGTTCAAAACCGCCGGCAGGTGTTCACGATGGATGAAATCAAACTCAAAAGAGCGGTGAATATCGTCACGTGCCTCTTCGGGGCAAACGCACACGGGAATCTACTTCCCCCGTTGATTCTTTACCCACCTACATTCAAACTGCCAACGCAGAAAAAGCAATCCGAGTTGAAATACGCCGTCGCTCATCAGGACACCGAACTGACCGCGGGAAACTTCCTGTACCAGTGGCTTTCGAGAGTTTTCCAACCCTGGCTGATCGAAGAAAACGTTCCTCGGCCTGTGATACTCTTCCTCGACGGCCATCGCCACCAAATGGGCTATTTGAGCAGTCAGTTTTGCCACCAGCACCAAATCGTCCCCGTGTCCCTCCTCCCAAGTTTCGACCACACGCTACGCCCCCTCAACGCCACACTGTACAAAGCGATAGAGAAGCAGTGGCGCAATCAGTTGCAACGCTCCGCAAAAGCCAAATTCACATCCGTGGAAGCATTGCTCGAACCGGTTCTGGACCGACTCGCCGGCACCGCCCAAAGCACCATTCGTGACGGATTCCACCAAAGCAAACTGTTCCCCTGGAATCCGGAAGCCCACACGGCGAATGGCTCGCAACACCGACAAACCTTCGTCGCCCGCCGTCACACGGTGGACGAACCGCAACCAGAAAACCCGGTCGTCGTCCGGAAAGTTCGGAAAaacgcggcggcggcggctccGGCGATGGAAAAGACCGTTGATCCGACGTTGCCGCTGCTTCAGCGGTTGCTCGAGTCACGGCTGTCCGAGCAACAGCTGGCCGAGTTTCAAGCCAGGCGGCATGACGCGGTGTGGGCGGGGCCGATCGAGCAGACCTGTCTGTTCCAGGTGCGGCGCGATTTGGTGGATCAAATTGACGGCGTCAAGACGGAGTCGGAGGAATGTTCGGATGCGGCACAGGATGGATCTTACTTTGAGCCGAAATTGATAGCTGTTAAGGAGGAAG AAATCGGTGAATTTTCACTGGACATTGTAAAAGAAGAACCACGTGTCGACTTTGAGGATCTGTAA
- the LOC6048407 gene encoding uncharacterized protein LOC6048407 isoform X3 has product MFGVPRGTLQYRVKNKLSDLVVKSGPKCYLNKSQELALADSLHALANAGFTVTSRVLKIFAAEYVKANMHQFPEGSPFPAGMPSDTWKSYFLKRHPDLAERMSENWAHYGSISVAPERVPVWFGCVSRYLTKMSLQTVVQNRRQVFTMDEIKLKRAVNIVTCLFGANAHGNLLPPLILYPPTFKLPTQKKQSELKYAVAHQDTELTAGNFLYQWLSRVFQPWLIEENVPRPVILFLDGHRHQMGYLSSQFCHQHQIVPVSLLPSFDHTLRPLNATLYKAIEKQWRNQLQRSAKAKFTSVEALLEPVLDRLAGTAQSTIRDGFHQSKLFPWNPEAHTANGSQHRQTFVARRHTVDEPQPENPVVVRKVRKNAAAAAPAMEKTVDPTLPLLQRLLESRLSEQQLAEFQARRHDAVWAGPIEQTCLFQVRRDLVDQIDGVKTESEECSDAAQDGSYFEPKLIAVKEEEIGEFSLDIVKEEPRVDFEDL; this is encoded by the exons ATGTTCGGAGTGCCCCGAGGCACGCTGCAGTACCGCGTTAAGAACAAACTATCTGACCTGGTGGTGAAATCCGGCCCGAAATGTTACCTCAACAAGTCGCAAGAATTGGCCCTGGCAGATTCGCTGCACGCCCTGGCCAATGCTGGCTTCACGGTTACATCTAGAGTACTCAAGATCTTTGCTGCGGAGTACGTCAAGGCGAACATGCACCAGTTCCCCGAGGGAAGTCCATTTCCGGCAGGAATGCCTAGCGATACTTGGAAGTCTTATTTTCTGAAAAGACACCCCGATTTGGCGGAACGCATGTCGGAGAACTGGGCACATTACGGATCAATTTCGGTTGCGCCGGAACGTGTGCCCGTTTGGTTTGGATGCGTTTCGAGATATCTGACGAAGATGAGCTTGCAGACTGTTGTTCAAAACCGCCGGCAGGTGTTCACGATGGATGAAATCAAACTCAAAAGAGCGGTGAATATCGTCACGTGCCTCTTCGGGGCAAACGCACACGGGAATCTACTTCCCCCGTTGATTCTTTACCCACCTACATTCAAACTGCCAACGCAGAAAAAGCAATCCGAGTTGAAATACGCCGTCGCTCATCAGGACACCGAACTGACCGCGGGAAACTTCCTGTACCAGTGGCTTTCGAGAGTTTTCCAACCCTGGCTGATCGAAGAAAACGTTCCTCGGCCTGTGATACTCTTCCTCGACGGCCATCGCCACCAAATGGGCTATTTGAGCAGTCAGTTTTGCCACCAGCACCAAATCGTCCCCGTGTCCCTCCTCCCAAGTTTCGACCACACGCTACGCCCCCTCAACGCCACACTGTACAAAGCGATAGAGAAGCAGTGGCGCAATCAGTTGCAACGCTCCGCAAAAGCCAAATTCACATCCGTGGAAGCATTGCTCGAACCGGTTCTGGACCGACTCGCCGGCACCGCCCAAAGCACCATTCGTGACGGATTCCACCAAAGCAAACTGTTCCCCTGGAATCCGGAAGCCCACACGGCGAATGGCTCGCAACACCGACAAACCTTCGTCGCCCGCCGTCACACGGTGGACGAACCGCAACCAGAAAACCCGGTCGTCGTCCGGAAAGTTCGGAAAaacgcggcggcggcggctccGGCGATGGAAAAGACCGTTGATCCGACGTTGCCGCTGCTTCAGCGGTTGCTCGAGTCACGGCTGTCCGAGCAACAGCTGGCCGAGTTTCAAGCCAGGCGGCATGACGCGGTGTGGGCGGGGCCGATCGAGCAGACCTGTCTGTTCCAGGTGCGGCGCGATTTGGTGGATCAAATTGACGGCGTCAAGACGGAGTCGGAGGAATGTTCGGATGCGGCACAGGATGGATCTTACTTTGAGCCGAAATTGATAGCTGTTAAGGAGGAAG AAATCGGTGAATTTTCACTGGACATTGTAAAAGAAGAACCACGTGTCGACTTTGAGGATCTGTAA